From a single Brassica napus cultivar Da-Ae chromosome C9, Da-Ae, whole genome shotgun sequence genomic region:
- the LOC106427828 gene encoding UPF0481 protein At3g47200-like, translated as MDPQTQQNAAENSHAPIPTSVVVDIHRLTSEDTDPKLLRESAGSESCCIVRIPHSLARINLKAYEPKIVSIGPYHHGKEHLKMAQQHKRRFLKFLVAKMQENGTDPQELVNAVSTLVGDIRGSYSEDLGYESEKLVEMMVLDGCFILTLFLIVSGKVVYTNLDDPIFRMPWILPSIRADLLLLENQVPYVLLQTLFETSNLVTNSCLNELAFEFFDYSLQKPETFWAKHYSLEAKHLLDLIRKTFVPVTCQRSIKEANGFLGFVLSAKKLHLRGIKFKPRMNTDSILDIRFSNGVLHIPPVVMDDFTATVFLNCVAFEQLYADSSNHITSYVAFMACLINEESDAAFLSERRILENYFGTEEEVSRFYKSIGKDVAFDLERSYLAKVFEGVNEYSSKGFHVHCAEFVHTHFDSPWTFASSFAALLLLMFAALQVFFAAYSYFQPPKDK; from the coding sequence ATGGATCCACAGACACAACAGAACGCCGCAGAAAACAGCCACGCTCCCATTCCGACATCAGTCGTAGTAGACATACATCGCTTAACTTCAGAAGACACTGATCCTAAGCTTCTGAGAGAATCAGCTGGTTCAGAGTCATGTTGCATCGTGAGAATCCCACACAGCCTCGCGCGGATCAACCTCAAAGCATACGAACCCAAGATTGTCTCCATCGGTCCTTACCACCACGGCAAGGAACATCTCAAAATGGCCCAGCAGCATAAACGCAGGTTCTTGAAGTTCTTGGTGGCTAAAATGCAAGAAAATGGAACTGATCCTCAAGAATTAGTCAATGCTGTATCCACTTTGGTAGGAGATATAAGAGGTTCTTACTCAGAGGATCTTGGTTATGAATCTGAAAAGTTGGTTGAGATGATGGTTCTTGATGGTTGCTTTATCCTCACGTTGTTCTTAATAGTTTCTGGCAAAGTTGTTTACACTAATCTTGATGATCCCATTTTCAGAATGCCATGGATCTTGCCGTCGATTCGAGCCGATCTTCTCCTTTTGGAGAACCAGGTTCCTTATGTTCTTCTTCAAACGCTTTTCGAAACATCGAATTTAGTTACTAATAGCTGTTTAAACGAGCTAGCGTTTGAGTTCTTCGACTACTCATTACAAAAACCTGAAACGTTTTGGGCAAAACATTATAGTCTCGAAGCCAAACATCTTCTTGACTTGATACGCAAGACATTTGTCCCTGTTACTTGTCAAAGAAGCATCAAAGAAGCTAATGGTTTTCTTGGATTCGTTTTATCAGCCAAGAAGCTTCACCTTAGAGGAATCAAATTCAAACCAAGGATGAACACAGACTCAATCTTAGACATAAGGTTTAGTAACGGTGTGCTTCATATTCCTCCAGTAGTCATGGATGATTTCACTGCCACGGTGTTCTTAAACTGTGTAGCCTTTGAGCAGTTATATGCAGATTCATCAAACCACATAACGAGCTACGTAGCGTTCATGGCTTGTCTTATAAACGAAGAGAGTGATGCAGCGTTTCTTAGTGAGAGAAGGATTCTTGAGAACTATTTTGGAACAGAGGAAGAAGTGTCTAGGTTTTATAAAAGCATTGGCAAAGATGTTGCTTTCGACTTAGAGAGGAGTTACTTAGCGAAGGTGTTTGAAGGGGTTAATGAGTATAGTTCTAAAGGGTTCCATGTTCATTGCGCAGAGTTTGTTCACACTCATTTTGATAGTCCATGGACATTTGCATCGTCCTTTGCAGCTTTGTTGCTTCTTATGTTTGCGGCTTTACAGGTTTTCTTTGCAGCTTATAGTTATTTCCAACCTCCAAAAGATAAGTGA
- the LOC106427815 gene encoding uncharacterized protein LOC106427815 has protein sequence MEVLCICGQWISKEYLQWEFLVDLKRNASIISIEEDLLYEDLMKIVSEDFSVKEEEISLSYGVSTVPLNALPDFTPVHIGFLQSLLYEGVSTVPLNALPDFSPVHIGLSPTTRGAGDIKVNSYFKTKRELMLRMKKWALEWKFEYKTVSSNKSRVLLSCVDENCTWRMRATKLPLSDFFVVKNQPQTSICKVVGFFDLQQLWRKKEGLKPKQIIEQVRMLHGVHINYKQAWRVREEAQILVRGTPEDIYYNLSRWLYKITETNPGSLTYQHVDAAGKFKYAFVAFGPSIRGFSLMRRVIAVDGTFLKGKFNGTLLAACAQDRNYHLYPLAFAVVDAENGASWKWFFRGSICSATSLLYAKTGLLPLVESAADAYTCHEFWLIFKDIKDKCPELAKYLEDSDFRKWARSYAPANMYNIMTTNIAESLNSMLRMPRELPIISLLETIRLTMTTCFFERREAAAKHKHLVTPKVVQKLVSRLRAAMLLNVYQVDRSEFEVLNETMKFVVDLEKRHCTCNVFDIDKIPCIHAIAAAKHIKRDENLFVDASHLTETWAKAYAESIHPGGELSTSTYPENIDELSCPPPATKKKSGRPPTKRKRSVGEFGVPGSKSQSHKCSRCGTGGHNKSTCERPIG, from the exons ATGGAAGTTTTGTGCATCTGTGGACAATGGATCTCAAAAGAATATCTCCAGTGGGAGTTTCTTGTTGATTTGAAGAGGAATGCATCAATCATTTCCATAGAAGAAGATCTACTGTATGAAGATTTGATGAAGATTGTCTCTGAAGATTTTAGTGTTAAAGAGGAAGAAATCAGTTTGAGTTATG GTGTTTCTACAGTTCCTCTGAATGCTCTTCCGGATTTTACTCCTGTCCATATTGGATTTTTGCAG AGTCTTCTATATGAAGGTGTTTCTACAGTTCCTCTGAATGCTCTTCCGGATTTTAGCCCTGTCCATATTGGACTTTCACCAACCACGAGAGGAGCTGGCGATATTAAGGTGAATAGCTATTTTAAGACAAAGAGAGAGTtgatgttgaggatgaagaaatgggcTTTAGAGTGGAAGTTTGAGTACAAGACTGTCTCTTCTAACAAGTCAAGAGTGCTTTTGAGTTGTGTTGATGAAAATTGCACGTGGAGGATGCGTGCTACCAAGCTacctctttcagattttttcgttGTTAAAAA CCAACCACAGACAAGCATCTGCAAAGTTGTTGGGTTCTTTGATTTGCAGCAATTATGGAGAAAAAAGGAAGGTCTCAAACCAAAACAGATCATTGAACAGGTCAGGATGCTGCATGGTGTTCACATCAATTACAAACAAGCTTGGAGAGTGAGAGAAGAAGCTCAGATTTTGGTTAGAGGGACTCCTGAAGACATCTATTACAATTTGTCTAGGTGGTTGTATAAAATCACAGAAACAAACCCTGGTTCCTTGACTTATCAACATGTGGATGCTGCAGGAAAGTTCAAGTATGCATTTGTGGCTTTTGGTCCTTCGATAAGGGGATTCTCATTGATGAGGAGAGTTATTGCAGTAGATGGTACATTTCTGAAGGGAAAATTCAATGGGACTTTATTGGCAGCTTGTGCTCAAGATAGGAATTATCATCTATATCCTCTCGCCTTTGCAGTGGTTGACGCAGAAAATGGCGCCTCTTGGAAATGGTTCTTTAGAG GATCCATCTGCTCCGCAACATCACTCCTATATGCGAAGACTGGGTTGCTACCTCTGGTGGAAAGCGCTGCTGATGCCTATACGTGTCACGAGTTCTGGTTAATCTTCAAGGACATAAAGGATAAATGTCCTGAATTGGCTAAGTATCTGGAAGATTCTGATTTTAGGAAGTGGGCACGAAGCTATGCGCCTGCGAACATGTATAATATCATGACTACCAACATTGCAGAGTCTCTCAATTCTATGTTGAGGATGCCTCGTGAGTTGCCCATTATCTCTCTCCTTGAAACTATCAGATTGACGATGACCACTTGTTTTTTTGAGCGACGCGAAGCGGCTGCGAAACATAAGCACCTGGTTACTCCAAAAGTTGTGCAGAAATTGGTATCTAGGTTAAGGGCCGCAATGTTGTTGAATGTGTATCAAGTTGATCGAAGCGAGTTTGAGGTTTTGAATGAAACAATGAAGTTTGTTGTTGACTTGGAGAAGCGGCATTGCACATGTAATGTTTTCGACATTGACAAGATCCCCTGCATCCATGCCATCGCTGCTGCTAAGCATATCAAGAGAGATGAAAACCTTTTTGTTGATGCTTCTCACTTGACAGAAACCTGGGCTAAAGCTTATGCTGAAAGCATACATCCTGGTGGAGAGTTGTCAACGTCCACCTATCCAGAGAATATTGATGAACTGTCTTGCCCACCTCCagctaccaaaaagaaaagtggACGCCCTcctacaaagagaaagagatccgtTGGCGAGTTTGGGGTTCCTGGATCTAAATCTCAGTCCCACAAGTGCAGCAGATGTGGCACAGGAGGGCACAACAAGAGCACATGCGAGAGGCCTATAGGATGa
- the LOC125592355 gene encoding uncharacterized protein LOC125592355 — MPVTPEVILPIDPFVTPEFPRFSRLAHWMDLRGIYRVPFYINGREIEKEFFQKMDDAEKNLNKEHINVAFEMLNCKRVEQGAWFRNNNLPAACFVPVRFLEVVGYAYESVRKPHKKKQTLLEGCVGELVKGLIHPKKVWLEDVDVIYGVIEDKLSYHYIGVEIQLIDNTITLFHCGLPKANIKRALNQIQELAGKNSL, encoded by the exons ATGCCTGTAACACCTGAGGTAATCCTTCCAATTGATCCATTTGTGACACCTGAATTTCCTCGGTTTTCAAGGCTTGCACACTGGATGGATCTACGGGGCATATATCGTGT ACCGTTTTATATCAATGGAAGAGAAATTGAAAAAGAGTTCTTTCAAaaaatggacgatgcagaaaaGAATCTCAACAAAGAG CACATAAATGTTGCATTTGAAATGCTAAATTGTAAGAGGGTTGAGCAAGGTGCTTGGTTCCGCAACAACAATCTTCCAGCAGCATGCTTTGTACCAGTCAGATTcttagaagtggttgggtacgcTTATGAATCTGTCAGGAAGCcacataagaaaaaacaaacgtTATTGGAGGGCTGTGTAGGCGAACTTGTGAAAGGTTTAATACATCCAAAGAAGGTATGGCTGGAAGATGTTGATGTTATATATGGTGTCATTGAAGATAAGTTGAGCTATCACTATATTGGGGTGGAGATACAATTGATTGATAACACAATCACACTCTTCCATTGTGGTCTTCCAAAAGCAAATATCAAACGTGCTCTTAATCAAATCCAAGAACTGGCAGGTAAAAACTCTTtgtga